The Cervus elaphus chromosome 20, mCerEla1.1, whole genome shotgun sequence genomic interval ACAGATCAGGCCTTGTCCCCCTGACCTCTCAAGGGTTCAGGCAGCCCCACAGTTCAGATGGTATGATGAGTGTTTGCATGCAGCCTCTCTCTTCTGCTGGCTGGATGTCCTTCCTTCAGCCAAGGTCCCAACCTTAGGCAGAGGACACCAGCGAGCTGAGTGAGGCCCATGGACATGCAGAATCATTAACCGACAAGACCTTCCCCTCATCTTCACTCCTCTGTCCTCACGGACACAGCCCTCCCCTCAACTCCTCTGTGCGGATACAGTTAGAAAGTGCCCTTTGTCCTTTATAGGTGGGGAAGGGAGAAGCTCGACATAGCCCCAGGAGGCTGCTTCCATTTCTACCTGCCGCTCCTGTTGCCTCTCAGCCTCTGACCCTCAGTACCTGTTCTCAGCCAGTTCGCCTGTCGCCTCCACACTGTTCCCTCCACTGCTCCACTGGCTCCCTTGCAGGCACATACTGATAATaccttttcccattttttccccctgcttcttTGATCCCATTtcccttcagatttttttttttttccagaaacacaTAAAACCACATAATCATGGAAATAGAGTTGTTAGAGTTCAGTTCATACAGATGGTGGTTTTCAGACTgaaccctggagaaggtaaatCAGTCGTTTATCTTCTGGGGAGGGACGATGGAGAAAGACCCATGTGAGTGAGGTGTGAGTCAGAGAGGGTGGGGCCCAGGGGAAGTAGTCACCTCACTTCCCTTTGGTCAGGAAGGCTCCATGAATTTCAGGGGGAGTTTCAGCTGTTGGACTTGGTATTCTTCCCTGCCCACACACACATCTGGCCTTTATCCTTATCAAGAATGACTTCCTGGACTTTTTCAGTTTCTCCAGTTTATCAGCCTGCCCCCAGTGTAGGTAGTGTTCCATGGACCATCTTACCTCCAAGACCTTCCACCCAGCTTCCCTGCAGATTCTAAATGGTCCCATTTCCTTCCCGTCCATTGACAAACTTACCcttcttttctgtatatttcagcCTATAAGGTGTTTTCCTGAGCCAAAGTCTAaactgtgccccccacccctgccctgtgtGTGCTGTATCTCATTGTCTTCCACACAGCACATAAACACGCTTAAGCCTCTTCCCATTAAAAACAACCCTTAGGGGAGCAGTGGATTACCCTGAGCCCAGCAAAATGGAGCTTGAGGCCCTGAGTAGATATACCAGTCCAGTGAACCCAGCTATCTTTCCCCATGTGACTGTGGTACTGTTGGCCGTTGACATGTTCTTCACCTCCTGGTTCTTTGTTTATAAGGTCACCTCCACCAAGTACACTTGGGATATCTACAAAGAGCTCCTCATCTCATTGGAGGCCTCACTCTTCATTGACTTTCGAGTCCTCTGCCTGCTGCTCTGGGTCAGTGTCTATGTCTGAGCTCCCAAGGGTTCCAACCAAGGGTCCTTACTGAATCCTTCCTTTGGTAAAttaatttttggtttttgtttctgcTGTTGCTGGAAGTGTCCTACCTGCTGCTCACAGTAAAGGCATATATgtgaaaaatcaaaatcaaaacctTTAGAATCAATCTGGAGGTGAGAGTCAggcactgatattttaaaaactcaccaGGTGATTCTGGTGTGCAGCCAGGGCTAAAAAAGATAAACAGCTTAATCCAGACCTCGTACCAGGTCATACAGAGCTCTTCATGACTGACTCCTGCCAACGTTCCCCCCTTACCCACATGCCCTCTGGACTGGAGACTCCCCAGAACTCCCCACACCAGCCGTATCTCCTGCTTGCATGCCTTCACACACATGCTTCCGTCCGCCTGAAAATGTTTCCCTGCCTTCTTTAATACTCAGCTTTGGTGTCATTTCTGTGAAGCCTTCAAGAACTAACCCCCAGCTTGGGGTaaggtgcccccccccccactcccttGCTGCTCTCTTAGCCCTCTCAGTTTAACTCACCACTTGCTATTGTAACAGTTAATTTATCTATCTTCTTCTCTAGACTGTGAATATTTTTTCAGGAACCCCAGTGCCTTGGAGATGGCATTTGGTAGAACTTGGTTTGGTGGTCTATATCAGATATTTGAAGGTGCTTTCTCCTAGGACTAGGACTGGAACTGAAGGAAGTGAGTCTTTGGGCATGTTCATGTAGTCAGTGGGCCTTTACTGAGGGCTTGCTGTGGTCATTTATTAATACCACCGTGGTCCAGTTGACTAATGGATAGTTGAAGATCTCTATctcttccaggtggcacagtggtaaagaatcctcctgccaaggcaagagaagtgagagatgtgggtttcactactgggttggggagatcccctggagtgggaaagggcagcccactccagtttttttatctagaaagttccatggacagaggaggctggcgagtgacagtccctggggtcggaaagagttggataGAATTGAGCACAGCACCCACACATATATCTCTACCATATTTAACCTCAGGAACTGTTTCATCACTTATAACAGTCTGCTTTGTTTGTCTCTAGATGGACACTTAGTCCAAACCTCTCAATAGTGCTCTCCAAACAGTGCTTTGCAGTTTATTTAGGAAGTATTTGTTGAACGAATGCTCATTAATCGACATACAAGCACATACCTTCTTGCTTCACCCCTTGGCTATGAAATATCAAGGTAGAAACAGTGCTGAGTACTTTACCTGGGTCATctcctttaatcttcacaatcCTATGAGACAGGTGCTATTGGAGGTTCAGGCACTTACATTAAGTCATATAAGTACTAACTGGAGATTTAAAATCAGGTCTTTGGAGTTAGGTGTGACCCCCAGGGCTACTGAAGTATACctaacacaataaatatttattgactcaaCAGATACTGCCATCCCAAGGCaagtagaaaagcttttgaattcttacTGTCTTCCCCACTTGACTCGGGGTCCCTTAACTTCTCTTCCCCTTCTCACATTTCTCATTCACCCTAATACTCTGCAAACACTGTGAAGGAGCAGCTGAGTCCAACATTGGTCAGATACTAGAGGTACAGAGACAACTAAAATATTGGTCCTTGCTGAAAAAAACTTACAGTGAGGGGGTATGCAGATAATTGAATTGCAGTGAGATTGTGAAAGCAAAGGGAGGGACTGTTTTATTGCCTGGAAAAGCTGCTTTTATCTTGAGTTAGGAGACAGGGCTTGGAGGTGTGGGGGTATATGAAAGATGCTGATATCCTTGGGGAACAGTTAAAGCATAGGGTGTGGCCAAGAGAATGGGGGGAGGCTGAGGACCAGATCAGGTCAGCCTTCAGGTACAATGCTAATGAGTCTGAGCCTTTTGAAttcttttgccatttcctttcaagGGTAGGTAGTCGTAGGTACCCGTGGGCTGGATCAGAACTGTACTTTGGCTCTGACCTCTTAACTCTAAGACTAAACTTTCACATAgcttgttgtttagtggctaagtgtctgcctcttgcgaccccatggactgtagcccaccaggcttctctgtgcatgggattttccaggcaggaatactggagtgggttgccatttccttctccaggagatctttcctaacccaggatcgaacctgaatctcctgcattggcaggcaggttctttaccagctgcagcaccaaggaagcccctccaCAAAGCTACATTCCACCACTGATGAACACATTGTTTGTCCGAAACTGCCACCTCCTCTGAATTCCACATGTACATCATACAGTCCTGTGCACAGTTACTGGATCACCGTGTGCAGTTATCAGCACTGTTCCAGGAGCTGCTGGagatacagattttattttactgaaaccTAGTGCTCAACCCAGTGGTTCTGTCTAGTTAGTTGGTGAGTGTATGGCGTGGGGAGGTGCAGGGAGCCAGATAAAGACAACTAAGTGTACAGAGTGAGACCAGCTGTCTCGGGGAAACCTCCAGTGTCTATTTTTCCAAGCCTGTCAGTTTCCAGACCTTCTTGGGTGAGGGTGGTCTGTCACCTGGTCCCCCCCAGCACCCTCTCTCACTGGCTGCCAATGTGAAGTGATTTGGCTAGACAGTAAACCCCATCTGGGGACAGCATCTGCCTTGTTCATTGATGTGCCACCAGCAATTAACCCCGTCTTGCACGTGGTAGGTGGTCAGTAATATGTGGGTATTTACTAACACAGGTCTGATTGTAGCCTCCTCAAAACTCTTTGGTTTCTCCTCTGCTTCCAGAATAAACCAAACTGCTCCATTTGGCCTTCCACATTCAGCCACAGCTGGCTTCACTTCCCCTTTTTCCTTCCACAGCCTTGAAGAGGCCAGCTAGCCAGTGATTCATTAATTTCCCCTGCCCCGGGCTACTTGTATTCTCCCACCTCCGGCCCACACGGTCGTCTCAACAACTCCTAATGCTGGGCTCACCCAAGTTTATGGGCTGGTAAGGAAGGCTTCCCTACACAGCGGCTCCCTGGGCTGAGACCTTCCCGCCTACCGAGTCCACTCTCCAGGCACAGACAGAGAGGCTGCCTGCAGCCCACCCCTCCGGTCCCACTCTCTGGAGAGGGAGTTCTATGAGGGGACGGCTGACCCTGGAACTTGCTCCAAGGTCCCAGGTGGGGTGGGTCGGCTACGAACAGAAGCTGTGTTGGTCGTGCTGGTGGACGAATCCCAGAGGGTCCAGAAGGAGGCCACGCAGGGGCTAAACACTAGGAAGGCGCAGGGTGCAGTTTCGGCGGGCGAGGGCCCGGGCCAGGCCGCGCGAGCTGACCGAGGCTGGAGGAGATGCggcgggaaggggtggggagcCCGGGCTGGGCGCGCTTCCTGCCAGGGGCCCGGCGGCCCGCCCCTGCCTCCGCCCTGCGGGCCCAGCAGAGCCGGGGCTGGCCGGCCCCTCCTGCCTTGACCAGAGGCCCAATCAGCGGGCGCCCCCTACCCGGCCCGCCCTCTCCCCCTCTGGTGACAGAAAGTCGGCCCAGCAGATGAGGAAGTGGCAGGCAGGCTGGCCCTGgggactcctctccagccctGCTCCATCCCAGCCCTCCACGACTGCCCGCCTGGCCCCCACTGGTGAGTCGGGACCTCCCAGGGCGGGCTCGCCACGTGCCCAGGCCCCTGACCCGCGGGGCcacccggcccggcccggccctgcCCAGGCAGTGGGCGAGGCTGTGCCTGTGGAGAGTGGGTGGGAGGTCCCAGCTCTCCGGGGCTGGGCCTCCCCAGCAGCCTCCCTCGCGCCTGGTCCCCATTTGCTTGAACCTGGGCTTTCCTCCACCACCTCCTACTCTGGCCCCTGTCCGTCTCTTACTCCTCCCTCCCCTTGGCGCCCTTTTGCACCCCCGCTGCTCCCTTCGCctgtctccttttcccttccATCCATCTTAAAGGAAGGAAGGACCAGACCGAGTTTCCCTACTGGGGACACACCCGGACTCTCCTCAAACTTGGGGAGAGGGCCTTCCAGAAGCCTGGAAGCCACCCCTGACCTCCTGGGtgcctgtgtgtggggggtgggggaggtgaacTTGGGGATGGTGGCAGAGAGAGACTGGGAGATAACAAGCTGGCAAGCTCACACGGGTCGAGGAGGAGCTGTGTGTTAGAGCACATGCTTCTGGGCAGGCCCTACCCCAGAATAAGCAGCCAGCAACACTCTgactgtgaatgaatgaatgatgactgCCGTCGGTGAAAAGAGTTGTGGGTGTGCGTCACCCAGGGCAGGTGTATGTCTCCACATGGCGTGGGTGGTGTTGGCTTCATTCACCTGCAGGTGGGCTGTGTGAGTTTATGTCTGTGACCATGCTCGTCTGAGACTCACAGACGTGAGAGGAAACCTGCATGTGAGCACAAGCACTTGCACATGGTAATGCGGCTCCTGTATGTGTGTTTAGGTGTGTTTGCCAGCTGTGTGCGTAGCTAGGAGCAGGCCTGAGTATTAGAGACCGTGCATGTCAAAGTCCACAAAGACTTGTCCGGGTAGTTTGTCAGACAAGGGCAGTTGCAGCCAGCAGGAGGCAGGTGGGCtctctgtgtgcatgcgtgtgcctgCCATTGGCGAGTTGTTGCGGGGCAGAGGGAGAGCTGTGGCAGGGGCGGTGTGTATGGGAGGGCTGTGGGGGCCTGACTGTGGTGGGGCAGTTGTGGGTGGGCGTGGAGGTTGGAGGAGCGTCTGTGAGATGTGTGTGCAGCCCCCGTGACTGTCAGAAGTTGTGCTCTTTACTTAGACCTGCAGGGTTGCTTCTCTGGGTGGAGGGAACCTGGCCAACCCGAGTGCAGGCAGCTCGTGGAACACCTGCTGTGCTGGCTGTTTGGGGAGCGCCTTGCCCCTTGGGGGCTGCCTGTCTGCAGTCCCAGGCTCTCCTCCCGGCCAAGGCTTTTGTGTCCCTTCGAGCCCTCCCCCGACATTCCttcaggcccagagagggagagggcCTAGTCAATTATGACCCCTCCTTGAGGGAGGGGAAGATTCCTGAgacctcccccactccccacctcctcaCATGCCACTGGCTCCCGGCCCCTCCCTGGGAGAGAGGGGTGATGGTACCCATTCTGAAGTAGGACAGAATTTATGGCTCATTTAGGAGAGGATGCCCTGGTAAGGGTTTTCAGCAGTTCTCTTTGGGCTGAGGCTAGGCCTGGGGCTGGAGTCGAGGTTTTTGGCTCAAAACCTAGAGCTCATCTGACTGGCCCGAGGTGGCTGGGTGGGTGGTGAGTCCTGTGCTTACTTGGCTTTCTCAATCCTGGTGGGTCCGCCAGGCACTGACCTGTGGCCTGGACCCACCCTCCACCTCTGACGCTGTGcagtgggggtgggcagagggcggGGCTGCTGCCAGATCTAGTCAGACAGGTGGAGCCGCCAGGGCAGGAGTCTCAAAGAGCCAGGCTCCTGGAGAGGAAGGGTGAGAGGAGAGCGTCTGAGACAGAGGAGAGGCTGGAGGTGAGAGcccaggagggcagaggagagcGCGAGGGAGTGTCTcagcaggggagaggaggagggacagTTCCCGAGAGGACAGGAGGGACTATCCCGGGAGATGTGCATCCTGAAATGGGGCAAGAGAAATTAAAGGGGAGGACCTCTGGAGAGAAGGAAGACCCAGGTCTGGAGAGGTGAGAGACTGgcgaggaagggagaggaggttCGTTCTGGAGATGAGTTCCCTGGTGGTAGGAGGTAAGCCTCTCTGGAAGGAGACCAGAAATTGATAGTCCTCTTTTGGAAGAAGGGAGGGGAAGTCAGAAAGTAGAAATCCCTGGAGAGGAGCAGAGTGTGAGGATAGGAGAGGAAGGTGTGGAGAGGAAGGGCAGAACAGCCCTTCCCAGGCATGCAGGATGTGTGGGAAGCAgatcccccacccaccccacccccgcctgccCTTGCCTCCTCCTTGCTCTGGTCCCTAGCAATTCCTTCCTCTCACTGCTGTGTCCTTTCTGTGGCAAGGTGTCTGGAACTGTCCTGTCTGGTCTGTGTCCTGTCTATGGGTCAAGGGtgaaattgggggggggggcgcattGGGGGAACAGTCAGCCCTCTCTGACACCTATCCACCTGACCTCACCAGAGTCCTTAGCCAGGATGGAGGCTGTTGTGAACGTGTACCAGGAGATGATGAAGCATGCAGGTGAGATGCTGTCTGCTAGCCCTTCCTCCTTATAGACCccttgaccctttgtgacctgaCCTCATGTCAGCAAACCTGGTGGGGACCATTTGGACTCTGTGACCCTTCCTTACTTCTTTTACCCTTATTCATAGATCCGCGGGTCCAGGGCTACCCTCTGATGGGGTCCCCCCTGCTAATGACCTCCATCCTCCTGACCTATGTATACTTCGTTCTCTCACTGGGGCCTCGCATCATGGCCAACCGGAAGCCCTTCCAGCTCCGTGGCTTCATGGTTGTCTACAACTTCTCACTGGTGGCACTTTCTCTCTACATTGTCTATGAGGTAGGCCCCTGGGATGCCTCAGCTTTATTCCTATAGGATAATGGGTGGGCCCTTGGGCTAGAGGAGGCATCTTCTTTCCAGAGAGGCTCagctctgtttctccatctagaGCAGGGGTGCCCAACCTCCAGGCCATGCTTGGGGACCGCTGGTCTAGACAACAGAAGAGATCTGGGGGAGGGATGTCTGGCTCTCTAATCCACACTTCTTCATAGTTCCTGATGTCTGGCTGGCTAAGTTCCTACACCTGGCGCTGCGACCCAGTGGACTTTTCCAACAACCCGGAGGCACTTAGGGTAAGTGGCAGCGAAGGCCAGGCCCCAAACAACCAGGGGTAAGAGCGCTTTGGATGTGCCATCTTATAGGCCCGTTTAGAGAGGCTCTTGGCAGTCCTAAAGATGTCCTGACTTCTTACAGATGGTTCGAGTGGCCTGGCTCTTCCTCTTCTCCAAGTTCATTGAGCTGATAGACACAGTGAGTAACTACATGAGATTTGGAAACATGTGGGGAGAAAGAAGTGAGAGGCCTTGGCTCTGAAGCCCCTTCCCCCCACACTTCTCTCAGGTGATCTTTGTTCTCCGGAAGAAAGATGGACAGGTGACCTTCCTACATGTCTTCCATCACTCAGTGCTTCCCTGGAGCTGGTGGTGGGGGGTAAAAATAGCCCCAGGTGAGTGGCGAAGGCCACTGGGGGAGGGACAGGTCCTGGGCACCAGAGGCTTGACTCTCCTGACCCTGTTTGTTGTCCACTCACAGGAGGAATGGGCTCTTTCCATGCCATGATAAACTCCTCCGTGCACGTCATCATGTACCTGTACTATGGATTGTCTGCCCTTGGCCCTGTGGCTCAGCCCTACCTTTGGTGGAAAAAGCACATGACAGCCATCCAGCTGGTAAGGGGCCTGAGCCTGACCCACAATCATCCCCCTAGCATTCTGGTTTGGACCCTACCTTTACCCAACCTACCTCACCTTTGACTCCAGCCCTCCCCACTCAGTGTTCTAGCCCCTTGCCCTCCAGTCCTCTCTCCCTGTGCCCTCTGACCCATGCCTTTTGGTCCCAGATCCAGTTTGTCCTGGTCTCGCTGCACATCTCCCAGTACTACTTCCTGCCCAGTTGTAACTACCAGTACCCAGTCATCATCCACCTCATCTGGATGTACGGCACCATCTTCTTTGTGCTCTTCTCCAATTTCTGGTATCAGTCTTACACTAAAGGCAAGCGGCTGCCCCGTGTACTTCAGCAAAACGGAGTTCCAGGTACCACCAAAGTCAAGGCCAACTAAGAAACATGGCCTAGCTAGGTGCCCACCTAAGTGCCTCAGGACTGCACCTTGGGCAGCAGCTGTCATTGTCCTCCCCAGCTACACCTGTGACCAGGGCTTATGTGGTCAGGACTGAGCAGCAGACAGCTCTCTGCTCCCCACAGCTGGTACACAGAGACCACCGCTTCCGTTCCTCCCTGACTTCTCCCGACCAGCCCCAGGGATGTGGCCTCATTGCCCTCTGCCACTCCAGAGCCGGGGGCTGAAAGGGCTGGACACTTacttccccctccctgccttACACTTGGGAGAGGAGCACTCAGGGCTGGCCCCCACCAGGGTCTTGTGGCCTTTTTCCTCACACTGAAGAGGTCAGCAATAATCTGTCACTGTGGACCCAGGCTCCCCCTTTCTCCACCCCACAATGAAGTAGGAGATTCTTGGCCAAAGgtcagggtgggtggggggcctGGGAATATAGCCTGCAGAGGCTGCTCACTCCTTTATGTCTTTATTAAAAGTGACAGAGGAAAGCACGGTggctgtgtgtgtacatgtgtcaaCGGAGAAGTGGGTACAAAGCCTGCCAGCCTGTCTGCACACAGGATGGGTGGTCAAGGTGCCCGCAGGATCGATGTTTCTAGCTCTCTGATTACAGTAGAGAGGAGCCTCTGGGAAGGCTGCTGGGACAGAGGTCGTGCCAGAAGAGAGGGAGACGTGACtttattagaaaagtaaaaaaacaaagcaaagcaaaacaaaaaacaaaccccacaAAACACTGCGAGGAGTTGGTCCTCAGCGGATGCCTTGGTGGATGAGGCTACTTTTGGCCGCACTGGCCTTCTCCCGCTCCCGCCGCCGGGCAGGGTCCAGCTCAAAGCAGCGCCACAGCCGCAGGGTCTCATCTGCTGCTGCGGACGCCACTGTAGCCCCATCTGGGCTCATAGTCAGACTGAGCACCcgggctgtgtgacctgggatgtgaggaggaaaaaaaggagagcaATACTTAGGATGGTAGGTACCTATACCCTTCcaattttgagaatttttgtaACAGTTTAATTGAGATAACTAACAAGTCACATACTATAAAATTGACCCTTTTAAAGCATACAATTCATTGGTTTCTaaaattgtgcaaccatcacaatGATAATTCATCACTCCATAAAGACAGTCACTCCTCAGTACTCtctcctcccagcctctggcaaccattaatctgttttctgtctctctgcaTTTGCCTCTactggacatttcatacaaatagTCATATAATATGTGCCCTTTTGTGCCTGTCACTTAGCACCTACCTTTCAGCTCAGCCACCTTGGCCATGGTTGGGTACTTCCAAATAACCAGCTGGTTCTGGGCAAAGCCGTGGCCTGAGATGAGCTCCTTGTAGTGGGGAGACCAGAGGATGGAGCACACCTGTGGAGAGGAGATGGCATGGGCATGACATACGTAGAGCCAACACTACTCAAATTGGAACCGCGTCCACCGTGGTGTCAGGCACTCTGCCAGAGGCTACAGACTCAGACTTGAGTAACTGTAGTCCTTACAAAACCCTTTTGAGAGTTAGACCTGttaaccattttacagatgagaaatcagTTGGAAGATTCAGTAAGTTGTCTAAGCTCACATGCAAA includes:
- the LOC122678135 gene encoding transmembrane protein 258-like, which produces MELEALSRYTSPVNPAIFPHVTVVLLAVDMFFTSWFFVYKVTSTKYTWDIYKELLISLEASLFIDFRVLCLLLWVSVYV
- the ELOVL1 gene encoding elongation of very long chain fatty acids protein 1 isoform X1, whose product is MRKWQAGWPWGLLSSPAPSQPSTTARLAPTESLARMEAVVNVYQEMMKHADPRVQGYPLMGSPLLMTSILLTYVYFVLSLGPRIMANRKPFQLRGFMVVYNFSLVALSLYIVYEFLMSGWLSSYTWRCDPVDFSNNPEALRMVRVAWLFLFSKFIELIDTVIFVLRKKDGQVTFLHVFHHSVLPWSWWWGVKIAPGGMGSFHAMINSSVHVIMYLYYGLSALGPVAQPYLWWKKHMTAIQLIQFVLVSLHISQYYFLPSCNYQYPVIIHLIWMYGTIFFVLFSNFWYQSYTKGKRLPRVLQQNGVPGTTKVKAN
- the ELOVL1 gene encoding elongation of very long chain fatty acids protein 1 isoform X2; amino-acid sequence: MSSLVVGESLARMEAVVNVYQEMMKHADPRVQGYPLMGSPLLMTSILLTYVYFVLSLGPRIMANRKPFQLRGFMVVYNFSLVALSLYIVYEFLMSGWLSSYTWRCDPVDFSNNPEALRMVRVAWLFLFSKFIELIDTVIFVLRKKDGQVTFLHVFHHSVLPWSWWWGVKIAPGGMGSFHAMINSSVHVIMYLYYGLSALGPVAQPYLWWKKHMTAIQLIQFVLVSLHISQYYFLPSCNYQYPVIIHLIWMYGTIFFVLFSNFWYQSYTKGKRLPRVLQQNGVPGTTKVKAN
- the ELOVL1 gene encoding elongation of very long chain fatty acids protein 1 isoform X3, producing the protein MEAVVNVYQEMMKHADPRVQGYPLMGSPLLMTSILLTYVYFVLSLGPRIMANRKPFQLRGFMVVYNFSLVALSLYIVYEFLMSGWLSSYTWRCDPVDFSNNPEALRMVRVAWLFLFSKFIELIDTVIFVLRKKDGQVTFLHVFHHSVLPWSWWWGVKIAPGGMGSFHAMINSSVHVIMYLYYGLSALGPVAQPYLWWKKHMTAIQLIQFVLVSLHISQYYFLPSCNYQYPVIIHLIWMYGTIFFVLFSNFWYQSYTKGKRLPRVLQQNGVPGTTKVKAN